The following coding sequences are from one Salvelinus namaycush isolate Seneca chromosome 23, SaNama_1.0, whole genome shotgun sequence window:
- the LOC120018818 gene encoding uncharacterized protein LOC120018818, with product MDLSERRPNKWWTESDTFAMLALIEQLDLVHELDKKRQRNDSHFRRLRYSLAKRDIHFTVNQIRNRWKSLKHKYRKIKMAGYRSAAARLSTIESFRYFRMLDRMLARRARVGAPVQGIADGHNMVVLTPSDLEDHTDGDVAQPESVAPWQDSLAPALEGEADETNAIPIEANVSTPGWALKSDEIMTLGLSGEYLYPVKSEPHSVPSLHDGEGAKDPTGCSPEEQTGTCEDTSTLILQQLTILNHQLGEQLAEQRAFHCSMLGMMDRQIEVLEQFSNFSTGRQVKTEPDDSNTPISQQVHNSLVRILRGVEQVQTQGHQLCSCKAYPSQPTSPSWTVSLLEVHKESPSRDENSTSDTSNPQPSDHGRPEPQGPSPSEQLPTSPQKGVLLNGLSNKCQHN from the exons aTGGACCTGAGTGAGAGGAGGCCCAACAAGTGGTGGACAGAGTCGGACACCTTCGCCATGCTAGCCCTCATCGAGCAGCTTGACCTGGTGCATGAGCTGGATAAGAAGCGCCAGCGCAATGACTCACACTTCCGCCGCCTGCGCTACAGCCTGGCCAAGCGGGACATCCACTTCACTGTCAACCAGATACGCAACCGCTGGAAGAGCCTCAAGCACAAGTACCGCAAGATCAAGATGGCAGGATACCGTAGCGCCGCTGCACGCCTGTCCACCATCGAGTCGTTCCGTTACTTTCGTATGCTGGACCGCATGCTGGCCAGGAGGGCCCGGGTGGGGGCCCCAGTGCAAGGCATTGCAGATGGACACAATATGGTGGTGTTGACCCCTTCAGACCTGGAGGATCATACTGATG GTGATGTTGCTCAGCCCGAATCTGTGGCCCCTTGGCAGGACAGCCTGGCTCCAGCTTTAGAGGGAGAAGCAGACGAGACCAATGCCATCCCAATAGAGGCCAACGTCAGCACTCCGGGCTGGGCCTTGAAGTCAGACGAGATAATGACTTTGGGTCTGTCTGGAGAGTATCTTTACCCAGTGAAGAGTGAGCCACATTCAGTACCCTCTTTACATGATGGTGAGGGAGCTAAGGATCCCACTGGCTGCAGTCCAGAAGAACAAACTG GCACTTGTGAGGACACCAGCACCCTGATCCTCCAGCAGCTCACCATCCTGAACCATCAGCTAGGGGAACAGCTCGCTGAGCAAAGGGCCTTCCACTGCAGCATGCTGGGTATGATGGACCGACAGATAGAGGTCCTGGAGCAGTTCTCCAACTTCTCCACAGGCCGTCAGGTCAAGACCGAACCCGATGACAGTAACACTCCTATCAGCCAGCAGGTCCACAACTCCCTGGTGCGCATCTTGAGAGGAGTGGAACAGGTCCAAACCCAAGGACACCAGCTGTGCTCATGCAAGGCCTACCCCTCACAGCCTACATCTCCCTCCTGGACAGTCTCTCTGTTGGAGGTCCACAAAGAATCACCCTCCAGGGATGAGAACTCAACTAGTGACACATCCAACCCTCAGCCCTCAGACCATGGGCGTCCTGAACCTCAAGGACCATCCCCCTCAGAGCAGCTTCCCACTTCCCCACAGAAGGGTGTTCTGCTTAACGGACTCTCAAACAAGTGCCAGCACAACTGA
- the trappc6bl gene encoding trafficking protein particle complex 6b-like, with amino-acid sequence MADDVLFEFLHMEMVSHIYKDQASKGEMDKDRATCVSTLEGMGFRVGQGLIERFTKDSPSFKDDLDVMKFICKDFWINVFRKQIDNLRTNHQGTYVLQDNKFALLTQFSNGKQYLEEAPKYLAYSCGLVRGALSNLGMDCVVTAEVSLMPSCKFQVVIQKI; translated from the exons aTGGCCGACGATGTACTCTTTGAGTTCCTCCACATGGAGATGGTGTCCCATATTTACAAAGACCAAGCCTCGAAAGGGGAGATGGACAAG GATAGGGCAACTTGTGTGTCCACTCTGGAAGGCATGGGCTTCAGAGTAGGACAGGGGCTTATAGAAAG GTTTACAAAAGATTCGCCCAGCTTCAAAGATGACTTGGATGTCATGAAATTCATCTGTAAAGACTTCTGGATAAATGTCTTCAGAAAGCAAATCGACAACCTTAGGACAAACCACCAG GGTACTTATGTTTTGCAAGACAACAAGTTTGCGCTCTTGACACAGTTTTCCAACGGGAAGCAGTACCTTGAGGAAGCGCCAAAA TATCTGGCATACTCCTGTGGATTGGTGAGAGGAGCTTTGTCTAACTTGGGTATGGACTGCGTGGTGACAGCTGAGGTCTCCCTAATGCCCTCAT GTAAATTCCAGGTCGTGATTCAGAAGATTTGA